From the genome of Solidesulfovibrio carbinolicus, one region includes:
- a CDS encoding methyltransferase domain-containing protein — protein sequence MQSVFPAVSPEDRVRIRQAVLAKYEQVAVTAQGQFRYPVGSQGLAGLGYDAALTAQLPVEVLAGFVGVGNPLAAGRPEPGERILDIGCGAGVDALLAALPAGPEGFVAGLEYSPALARRAEANRSRAGLGNVAFCLGSAEALPYGDAAFDLALSNGVFNLVVDKQTALAEAFRVLRPGGRLAVSDQIRLGPPPQDHAAMVASWFTUQGGAVSQTAFAVLLRQSGFTDVACLGPSGYASSPATMGMTFLARKPAPSRCIPAPLG from the coding sequence ATGCAATCCGTATTTCCCGCCGTCTCACCCGAGGACCGAGTCCGCATCCGCCAGGCCGTCCTCGCCAAATACGAACAGGTGGCCGTCACCGCCCAGGGCCAGTTCCGTTACCCCGTGGGCAGCCAAGGCTTGGCCGGCCTGGGTTACGATGCGGCCCTGACGGCACAGCTGCCGGTCGAAGTCCTGGCCGGCTTCGTCGGCGTGGGCAATCCCCTGGCTGCCGGAAGACCCGAACCCGGGGAACGGATTCTCGACATCGGCTGCGGTGCCGGGGTCGATGCGCTGCTCGCCGCCCTCCCGGCCGGGCCGGAGGGTTTTGTGGCCGGCCTGGAATATTCCCCGGCCCTGGCCCGACGGGCCGAGGCCAACCGGTCTCGCGCCGGCCTGGGCAACGTCGCCTTTTGCCTGGGATCGGCCGAAGCCCTCCCCTACGGCGACGCCGCTTTCGATCTGGCGCTCTCCAATGGCGTGTTCAATCTGGTGGTGGATAAGCAAACGGCCCTGGCTGAAGCCTTCCGGGTCCTGCGCCCGGGCGGGCGGCTGGCCGTGTCCGACCAGATCCGCCTGGGGCCGCCGCCCCAAGACCATGCGGCCATGGTCGCCTCCTGGTTCACCTGACAGGGGGGCGCTGTGTCGCAAACGGCGTTTGCGGTTCTTCTTCGGCAAAGCGGCTTTACCGACGTGGCCTGCCTGGGCCCCTCGGGCTACGCCAGTTCGCCGGCCACCATGGGCATGACGTTTCTGGCGCGAAAACCCGCTCCCTCCCGTTGCATTCCGGCTCCGCTCGGGTAG
- a CDS encoding DEAD/DEAH box helicase, giving the protein MANGNDETKIKALLGEFVRETVPEYILDGAHAIVAGGGIQKLTVNRHDHFWDVEGQVQGDDFQVYASELSVNLREGNINFFCNCPDSFSGVCRHVGATALKCLRTLDEASGDGETSDSAAHASRGEWRQTFRTYFSTEPEPEPGRHYLIFRFHPEPGRLQVAFFRARQNKSGISQVHSEITLEQIIKNPDWSELSPTLPVVAEMLEHHLDYAGHRVEIPPGLLAWFFWAIGKEYYLYWRDTEQPVRIESKTMRLQLAPRLQEDGLSFDILLGSPGKSPFSILGQEVYFYGQMPIWVCWKNAFYPVQTGLPPQLVSDMTQNPPFIPTADVSEFLDRVWTHLPMTDLYGQEEFLVKMQPFFVPANFDPKIFLDEEGSLLTLQIQNVYQTEHGEITVPGPNPDLMTASYLHDGKSYLIARDCDQEQALISMLAEMRFQARNNANWFLETEEAIVFLLDAYPKLIEKYRVFGEKNLTRYKVRLSTPVIVAEVESKEEEKWFNLDLQVQYDDQRVPIEKIWKAWTQGKRYVQLKDGSYTSLPESWLEKLAHKLRALGYDTDKPPQTKFKQFEAPVLDKLLEDMPEARTDSFWNNLRQKIHSFREIVQVRPPKGLNATLRPYQVQGLSYLNFLREYGFGGILADEMGLGKTVQTLSFIQHNVERGAIGPNLIVVPTSVLPNWEREAQKFVPDLKQLIIYGARRENMFKRIAESDLVITTYALLRRDLDELLKYEFASIILDEAQNIKNPNTITARAVRRLAGKTRLCLSGTPIENNLFELWSLFEFLMPGFLGGQNAFQRGIVKPIKDGDEETLDYLRGRVKPFILRRTKNEVAKDLPPKVENTYYCNLLDEQLELYAALAKKLKEQVLATVDEKGMAKSQMSILDALLKLRQICCHPRLLKLDLPGVNTNLPSGKFDAFKDLITDCIEEGHKVLVFSQFVQMLHIIRSWMSISQMPFCYLDGSSKDRFDQVDKFNQTEDIKVFLISLKAGGTGLNLTSADYVIHYDPWWNPAVENQATDRTHRIGQLRQVFSYKLICQNTVEEKILKLQEQKRDVAEAVIPGQDAFKSLTRTDLESLFDV; this is encoded by the coding sequence ATGGCCAACGGAAACGACGAAACCAAAATCAAAGCGTTGCTCGGGGAATTCGTTCGCGAAACCGTCCCCGAGTATATCCTGGACGGCGCCCACGCCATCGTGGCCGGCGGCGGCATCCAAAAGCTCACCGTCAACCGCCACGACCACTTCTGGGATGTGGAAGGCCAGGTCCAAGGCGACGATTTCCAGGTCTACGCCTCGGAACTTTCGGTCAACCTGCGTGAAGGCAACATCAACTTTTTCTGCAACTGCCCGGATTCCTTCTCCGGCGTATGTCGCCATGTCGGGGCCACGGCGCTCAAATGCCTGCGTACCCTGGACGAGGCCTCCGGCGACGGCGAGACGTCCGACAGCGCCGCCCACGCCTCACGCGGGGAATGGCGGCAGACCTTCCGCACCTATTTCTCCACCGAGCCCGAGCCCGAACCCGGCCGCCACTACCTCATCTTCCGCTTCCACCCCGAGCCCGGCCGGCTCCAGGTGGCCTTTTTCCGGGCCAGGCAAAACAAGTCCGGCATCTCCCAGGTGCATTCCGAAATCACCCTGGAGCAGATCATCAAAAACCCGGACTGGTCCGAGCTGTCCCCCACCCTGCCGGTGGTGGCCGAAATGCTCGAGCACCACCTCGACTACGCCGGCCACCGGGTGGAAATTCCGCCCGGGCTTCTGGCCTGGTTTTTCTGGGCCATCGGCAAGGAATACTACCTCTACTGGCGCGACACCGAACAGCCCGTGCGCATCGAGTCCAAGACCATGCGCCTGCAGCTCGCCCCCAGGCTCCAGGAAGACGGCCTGTCCTTTGACATCCTGCTTGGCAGCCCGGGCAAGTCGCCCTTTTCCATCCTCGGCCAGGAGGTCTATTTCTACGGCCAGATGCCCATCTGGGTGTGCTGGAAAAACGCCTTCTATCCGGTCCAGACCGGCCTGCCGCCCCAGCTCGTGTCGGACATGACGCAAAACCCGCCCTTTATCCCCACCGCCGACGTGTCGGAATTCCTCGACCGGGTGTGGACCCATCTGCCCATGACCGACCTGTACGGCCAGGAAGAGTTCCTGGTCAAAATGCAGCCGTTTTTCGTGCCGGCCAACTTCGATCCCAAGATCTTCCTCGACGAGGAAGGCAGCCTGCTGACCCTGCAAATCCAAAACGTTTACCAGACCGAGCACGGCGAGATCACGGTCCCCGGCCCCAACCCCGATCTCATGACCGCCTCGTATCTCCACGACGGCAAATCCTATCTCATCGCCCGCGACTGCGACCAGGAGCAGGCGCTTATCTCCATGCTGGCGGAAATGCGCTTCCAGGCCCGCAACAACGCCAACTGGTTCCTGGAGACCGAGGAAGCCATCGTCTTTTTGCTCGACGCCTACCCCAAGCTCATCGAGAAGTACCGGGTCTTTGGCGAAAAAAACCTGACCCGCTACAAGGTGCGCCTGTCCACCCCGGTCATCGTGGCCGAGGTGGAGTCCAAGGAAGAGGAGAAGTGGTTCAACCTCGACTTGCAGGTGCAGTACGACGACCAGCGGGTGCCCATCGAGAAGATCTGGAAGGCCTGGACCCAGGGCAAGCGCTATGTCCAGCTCAAGGACGGCTCCTATACGAGCCTGCCCGAATCGTGGCTGGAAAAGCTCGCCCACAAGCTGCGGGCCCTGGGCTACGACACGGACAAGCCGCCCCAGACCAAGTTCAAGCAGTTCGAGGCTCCGGTCCTGGACAAGCTCCTGGAAGACATGCCCGAGGCCCGCACCGACTCGTTTTGGAACAACCTGCGCCAAAAGATCCACAGTTTCCGCGAGATCGTCCAGGTGCGGCCGCCCAAGGGCCTAAACGCCACCTTGCGCCCCTATCAGGTCCAGGGGCTTTCCTACCTCAATTTCCTGCGCGAATACGGTTTCGGCGGCATCCTGGCCGACGAAATGGGCCTGGGCAAGACCGTCCAGACCCTGTCGTTTATCCAGCACAACGTCGAACGCGGGGCCATTGGCCCCAACCTCATCGTCGTGCCGACCTCGGTTTTGCCCAACTGGGAGCGCGAAGCCCAGAAATTCGTGCCCGACCTCAAACAACTCATCATCTACGGGGCGCGGCGCGAAAACATGTTTAAGCGCATCGCCGAATCCGACCTCGTCATCACCACCTACGCGCTCCTGCGCCGGGACCTCGACGAGCTGCTCAAGTACGAATTCGCCTCCATCATTTTGGACGAAGCCCAAAACATCAAAAACCCCAATACCATCACCGCCCGGGCCGTGCGGCGTCTGGCCGGCAAGACCCGCCTTTGCCTGTCCGGCACGCCCATCGAGAACAACCTCTTCGAGCTGTGGTCGCTGTTCGAGTTCCTTATGCCGGGCTTCCTCGGCGGCCAGAACGCCTTCCAGCGCGGCATCGTCAAGCCCATCAAGGACGGCGACGAGGAGACGCTGGATTACCTGCGCGGCCGGGTCAAACCCTTCATCCTGCGGCGCACCAAGAACGAGGTGGCCAAGGATCTGCCGCCCAAGGTGGAAAACACCTACTACTGCAACCTCCTCGACGAGCAGCTGGAGCTTTACGCTGCCCTGGCCAAAAAGCTCAAGGAACAGGTGCTGGCCACCGTTGATGAAAAGGGCATGGCCAAGTCGCAGATGTCGATTCTCGACGCGCTGCTGAAGCTGCGCCAGATTTGCTGCCACCCGCGCCTGCTCAAGCTCGACCTGCCCGGCGTCAACACCAATCTGCCCTCGGGCAAGTTCGACGCCTTCAAGGATCTCATCACGGACTGCATCGAGGAAGGCCACAAGGTGCTGGTCTTTTCCCAGTTCGTGCAGATGCTCCACATCATCCGCTCCTGGATGAGCATCAGCCAGATGCCGTTTTGCTACCTCGACGGCTCCAGCAAGGACCGCTTCGATCAGGTGGACAAGTTCAATCAGACCGAAGACATCAAGGTGTTCCTCATTTCCCTCAAGGCCGGCGGCACGGGGCTAAACCTCACCAGCGCCGACTACGTCATCCACTACGACCCGTGGTGGAACCCGGCCGTGGAGAACCAGGCCACCGACCGTACCCACCGCATCGGCCAGTTGCGGCAGGTCTTCTCCTACAAGCTCATCTGCCAGAACACGGTGGAAGAAAAGATCCTCAAGCTCCAGGAACAGAAACGGGATGTGGCCGAGGCCGTCATCCCCGGCCAGGACGCCTTCAAGTCCCTCACGCGTACCGACCTGGAATCGCTGTTCGACGTCTAG